CGCCAAGTAAGGTACTAAAGGATTCGTACATAGTTGGAGCAGAAGGCTATGAAGCACGGCACTGTTATATTGCGCAAACACAATAAATACATGATACTGCACTGCATAAACGTCCACGAATATATACAAAGCGCACTGTGGACCGTTTGGTATTTATTATCAACTCCTAAGTCAATATATCGCTACTGATCGACCGCATCAACAGTGTTCACCTCACTCTCAGCCAGCAAAGCATCGATGCCACTCGTCCCCAAGCAGCAAGCGCTTAGTATAATCTGCTCGAAGCGTGCCTTCAGGCCCGATCGTATAGACGGTCTCAGGGCGGGGAAAGAGCTTGAGTAGATCAGATGGGACCCAGAAAAGCAGCTGTGAGTTGTGGTTGCGTGCCCACCCATCGCTATTGATCGTCAGTCCGCCGGCAGTCGCATAGTGAGGCTGCCGCTCGTCTGACGTCGAAAAGGCAGACTGGGATAGGTCGGATCCAACGCCCCTTCCTGGCGCCTTCCATACTCGAATCGTTGAGCCAGATGAGCCTGATACAATGTATGCGCCGTTCGGTGAACATGCCACCGACTGAACTTGATTTTGATGCCCCTCAAGTGCTTCACATGCAGGGGCGCCATCTCCCACCCTCCACACTCGAACGCTTCGATCCTCCGAGCCAGATACGATGTAATCGCCGTCGGGTGAAAACACAACTGACTTCACCGAATGCTGATGTCCTTTGAGAGGGCCAAGAACCAACTCGCCACTATGCGAGCCGAAAATGCAGATAGCGCCATCCCCGGACCCGGATGCAATGAGTCTTCCATCAGGTGAGAATGTCACCGACCGGATAGGCCCTTCATGCTGTTGCCACCCAAAGGGATCGAACACGAGTGATAGCGTCTGCGAGTTCCACATCCAGATCTTCTTGTCGTCACACCCAGAAACAATATGCCTGCCGTCGGGGGAGAATACCGCTGAGTTGACCTCGTCGCCGTGTGTTCCAACGAGGTCTGTGGGCGCCAGAGTCTCATCGTCCACATCCCACGTACGTATGGTCTTGTCGGAGGAAGCAGAAACAATACACCTACtatcgggtgagaacgaaaCTGACCAAATCCAATTTTCATGTCCTGCAACTGGACCGGATAGTAGCTTGCCGCTAGTGGCATCCCACAGGCATATGCCATTATCGTCGCCGCCAGAAGCGAGGTACCTGCCGTTGAGTGAGAACGCCACCGAGAAGATCTCGCCCGTGTGTGCGACAAGTGGTTGGAGAGCGGCAGTGCCATCGTGTGTGTTGAACATGTAGATCGCTTTGTCACCACCCGCTGCGGCAATACGTgagccatcaggcgagatgGCAACCGAGTAGATAGCCTTGATTGGTGCGCTCGACTGTGAGGTCTGAGATGATGCCGAGTAGAGTGTATTCCACATCTTGACGGTCCCAGATGAGCATGATGCAACTCGTGTGCCGTCAGGGGAGAATGCAGCTGAGAAAACATAGTGATCGTGTGTGCCAAGtaggcaagggttggagtAGCCGTTCTTTACATCCCATACGTACACGCACTTATCAACAGAAGCCGTGACGAGCTTGTCTCCGAGTGGCGAAAACCCAATGGATGTGATTCTGCGGTTGTGTACTTTGGGCGGGGAGTGTGTGGGGGTGCCGTCCTGTAGATTCCAGACGCGCAGATCGCCGGATGCATGGCCAGTGACAAGGTGCTTACTGTTTGGCGAAAAGGCAATTGATTCCACTGGAAACCGATGAGCGCCGAATGAAAATGGGAGAGATTCGCTGGTGGATGCGTCGTAAGCGACGATGGGATTCTTATTGCTATACAAGCCGCAGGCGATATATTTCCCATCAGGAGAGAACGCCGCACAAAGGACTTCATGAGGGTGGCGCTTGATGGAGTTGGGTATGAGACTGCCGTTGCCACTGTCCCACACCCGCGTTGTCCGGTCAAGGGACCCTGAGAGGATGTGcttgccgtcgggtgagaacgataCCAACGCCACTCCTCTTTCATGCCccttgatgacgtcataCATACAACTGCCCGTCCGCGCGTCTCGCACAAGGATTGCACTGTCTTGAGAGCCAGATACAAGTAGCAGCCCGTTGGGAGAGAATGCTACGGAGTTGACTTGACTGGTGTGCCCTTCCAGGGGTCCAAGAGCCACTGTCCCATTGTGGGCATGAAATACATACACTGTGCCATATTCGAATCCAATTGCAAACCGAGACCCATCAGGTGAGAATGCAGGTGAGAGGGCCTGCGAGGGCATTTGCCATGTCGCAAGTAGCGACATTTGACCTTGTTCCATCGCAGAGCCTTCCAAGCTCAGAAGCTCTCGAGTGCGGCCCCAGTACTGCTTGTGTATCGAACTTGAGTGATTGCAAAATGCCAATGCcgagatgtatatatgcggcgTCGACTGCAAAACAGATCCAGCAGCATACTTTGCcacaaaaatccacgagtcaTCCAGCAGTTTGACCAGATTCGATGATGCGTCTTCGACCTATCACTCGTCATCAACCTCCTACTAAAGCTGCTCTACTCAAATGCCTTACCGTCAGCCATGGCTTGAGCGCTGACAGCATGCCTATCCCTTTGTCCAGCGTACGCTTTAGGCTGaccacctccatccagaacagcagcCGGTGTGACAGGAAGTCTTCTAGCGCATTCCGCACTATTTCACAAGGCGCACTCTTGACTACGTGGTCTCCCCAATGGTGTGTTACGTATGACAACGTTGGCGAGATTGACTTTGCTATCCGAGCTTCCAGGCGTTGCACTTCTCTATCGGGTATAAACGATGTCTCTAGACTACAGATGTTGAATCGCAGCTCGTCTTTCATGACCTGGAAGCACCGTTCGGCGAGCATTTGACTGTGCTTTGCTTCGTCGCAGTAGAACTTCGCCGACCGCACCTTGCCAAACATAAAGTCGGGGAGCGATGCGTGTAGTGTGGTGATCGTCCCAGTCGCTTGCGACACGTGCAGCACCGAATACAGAGACTGGAGCAATATGTTAGCCTTTGCCACTTTGACCCCCGCCAGAGCTCCCAGCGTATCCACATTGACCGGCTCTCGTGCACAAATTGCGGTCCAAACTATTGCAAGTGTCTGGCTTTGCTCCTCCTGATCCTGGGTTGAGTCGTAGACTGCCGCATATAGGATAGTAGAATAAAGAGCATCAATGTCTGCGTGCCGGTTGGCTAATTTGGAAGATAAGTTCAGGATAGCCTCGAGCCGATCTTGATCTATCATGGTGCCTTTTCTTCGAATATAGCGAGTTGCTGTGGCCGCATATATGAACAGGCTTCCAGAGAGTTTGGCAAGTTTGGTCAAATCATGCTCAGAGACGCCGTTACCAAGTTCATCACGAAGGTACAGCTCGATATCTGCTTCCACTAGCGACTTTTCGATCTCATGAAGCACGCACATCGTCCGGTTGCGGTCCGACTGCGCCTCGATCCTGTGGCGGATGTCCGGCTCGGGTCGACTGGTGACGAAGAACCTGAGAGGGAGGGTTGGAGTGATCCTGAAAAGGACTTCCAGGATTGTTCGCACCCCGTTCGCGTTGCTGCATTCGTCGAGTGCATCGATCACGACTACGAGCCCTTTTGTCATTTCGTTCTTCAATCTCGATAGAGGCTCCTTGATAAGCCGCTCGCATTGCCTGTCGATCGACTGTGATTTAATGTTGGGCTGTTGCTCTAAGACCTCTAGCAACGCTGATCGAAAAGCAGGGGAACACTGCGCGAGTTGATACGCGATAGTCGGTATGATTCTTCCCACGTTTTGACATTCCTCAGATGTGCGGGTGCAAAAGAAACTAGCCCCAAGTGCACCACGATTTTCAAGACACCGGGAAAATGTGTATGCAATCGTTGTCTTGCCTGTGCCCGCCATCCCATTCATCCAGTAGACGCTGGGTTTGTTTTGATCGAGTGACCACTGATTGAGCTCGAGCAAGATATCCGACCGAGTGTTCTGAGTGCATGCTCTACGATTCACATCATGAGACAACAGTGAGTTGTAGATGGCGGATTCGACAGGTGATAAACAGGCAAGGCGAGAGTGCTGATCGAACAAGGCTCAATCTTCACGCCTATCAGTTAGATTTTGAGCTCACCGCAAGCTGTTCTTCGGCTATATTCCACGTTTTCAGGCTTGCTTCAATCTTTGCCTCATGTTAGCATTGTTGCTTACTAATTTATACCACATCCCACCTTCATGTCTTCCAGGATCTCAGCTATATTCTTGTACCCGCGTAGTATCCCTTCCTCGTCCTGTTCCACATTCCTAGCGTATCTTGTGGTTTGGTGGTCCTGCTTGCTGCGGATGGTCGCCGCTTGCTCTTTGACAGACCTATGCATTCTGTGAGATTTCCGGATTCGACCCGTCTTGCATAACTCACGTTGCGATTCCT
This genomic interval from Rhizoctonia solani chromosome 11, complete sequence contains the following:
- a CDS encoding peptidase C14 → MASPDKGTGFRAYLRRKKDNIVARSRPRSASDLSISIPSLHPDTQSLHAEPAASQSSSTADDVVASNSPLQHSDKDQLLVTIDPLKGTDAARDTATVRVPWLITPTPSAIQALTSTLRKLHSATEVFPPLQVAVGGLLASVEHIELSSKNHGKMEALARRLSFLIELLRRHIQEAKSTEVSEFLQGIATSVKEQAATIRSKQDHQTTRYARNVEQDEEGILRGYKNIAEILEDMKIEASLKTWNIAEEQLAHSRLACLSPVESAIYNSLLSHDVNRRACTQNTRSDILLELNQWSLDQNKPSVYWMNGMAGTGKTTIAYTFSRCLENRGALGASFFCTRTSEECQNVGRIIPTIAYQLAQCSPAFRSALLEVLEQQPNIKSQSIDRQCERLIKEPLSRLKNEMTKGLVVVIDALDECSNANGVRTILEVLFRITPTLPLRFFVTSRPEPDIRHRIEAQSDRNRTMCVLHEIEKSLVEADIELYLRDELGNGVSEHDLTKLAKLSGSLFIYAATATRYIRRKGTMIDQDRLEAILNLSSKLANRHADIDALYSTILYAAVYDSTQDQEEQSQTLAIVWTAICAREPVNVDTLGALAGVKVAKANILLQSLYSVLHVSQATGTITTLHASLPDFMFGKVRSAKFYCDEAKHSQMLAERCFQVMKDELRFNICSLETSFIPDREVQRLEARIAKSISPTLSYVTHHWGDHVVKSAPCEIVRNALEDFLSHRLLFWMEVVSLKRTLDKGIGMLSALKPWLTVEDASSNLVKLLDDSWIFVAKYAAGSVLQSTPHIYISALAFCNHSSSIHKQYWGRTRELLSLEGSAMEQGQMSLLATWQMPSQALSPAFSPDGSRFAIGFEYGTVYVFHAHNGTVALGPLEGHTSQVNSVAFSPNGLLLVSGSQDSAILVRDARTGSCMYDVIKGHERGVALVSFSPDGKHILSGSLDRTTRVWDSGNGSLIPNSIKRHPHEVLCAAFSPDGKYIACGLYSNKNPIVAYDASTSESLPFSFGAHRFPVESIAFSPNSKHLVTGHASGDLRVWNLQDGTPTHSPPKVHNRRITSIGFSPLGDKLVTASVDKCVYVWDVKNGYSNPCLLGTHDHYVFSAAFSPDGTRVASCSSGTVKMWNTLYSASSQTSQSSAPIKAIYSVAISPDGSRIAAAGGDKAIYMFNTHDGTAALQPLVAHTGEIFSVAFSLNGRYLASGGDDNGICLWDATSGKLLSGPVAGHENWIWSVSFSPDSRCIVSASSDKTIRTWDVDDETLAPTDLVGTHGDEVNSAVFSPDGRHIVSGCDDKKIWMWNSQTLSLVFDPFGWQQHEGPIRSVTFSPDGRLIASGSGDGAICIFGSHSGELVLGPLKGHQHSVKSVVFSPDGDYIVSGSEDRSVRVWRVGDGAPACEALEGHQNQVQSVACSPNGAYIVSGSSGSTIRVWKAPGRGVGSDLSQSAFSTSDERQPHYATAGGLTINSDGWARNHNSQLLFWVPSDLLKLFPRPETVYTIGPEGTLRADYTKRLLLGDEWHRCFAG